From the Mycoplasmatota bacterium genome, one window contains:
- a CDS encoding PHP domain-containing protein, translating into MHNCYYDLHIHSALSPCSSNDMTLNNIINMSYLKGLDIIAITDHNSAKNIEVAINISQNKDLIIIPGIEVETYEGIHMVCYFKTLEDIKLFDELLYQNIPEIPNKEDLWGQQLILDINDNTIDKEAKMLINSTRLKLNELIDLVRSFNGLIFTAHINRYSNSILTVLGFIPENIDIDGIEINANDSIDNFKNKDLFSKFRVIQNSDAHYLGDISEKTNSINLREKSIDAFFDYFRGEK; encoded by the coding sequence ATGCATAATTGTTATTATGATTTACATATTCACTCAGCGCTATCTCCTTGTTCAAGCAATGATATGACATTAAATAATATTATTAATATGTCCTATTTAAAAGGTTTAGACATAATTGCGATCACTGACCATAATAGTGCTAAGAATATTGAAGTAGCAATTAATATTTCACAAAATAAAGATTTGATTATCATTCCTGGGATTGAAGTAGAAACTTATGAAGGGATTCATATGGTATGTTATTTCAAAACATTAGAAGATATAAAACTGTTTGATGAACTTCTCTATCAAAATATCCCAGAAATTCCTAACAAGGAAGACTTATGGGGACAACAACTTATTTTAGATATAAATGATAATACGATTGATAAAGAAGCTAAAATGCTCATTAATTCAACAAGACTTAAATTAAATGAATTAATTGATTTGGTACGATCATTTAATGGTCTTATTTTCACAGCTCATATTAATCGATATTCAAATAGTATATTAACTGTTTTAGGTTTTATTCCTGAAAATATTGATATAGATGGTATTGAAATTAACGCAAATGATAGTATAGATAATTTCAAAAATAAAGACCTCTTTAGTAAGTTTCGAGTGATTCAAAACTCTGATGCGCATTATTTAGGTGATATTTCTGAAAAAACAAATAGCATAAATTTACGAGAAAAGTCTATTGATGCTTTTTTCGATTATTTTCGAGGTGAAAAATGA
- a CDS encoding sensor histidine kinase, which yields MRDISMHVLDIVMNSIHAKASLIEITITEKKETLTLVIKDNGSGMTKGMLENVKDPFCTTRKTRHVGLGIPLLYQNVKNTGGVFNITSNINEGTIIEAIFNKNHIDCIPLGNMNETILSLIALEPDIDFIYTRIKNQNQYVLNTQEIKGVLRGVSINEPEVINWLKEDLLQQ from the coding sequence ATGAGAGATATCTCGATGCATGTTTTAGATATTGTGATGAATTCCATTCATGCAAAAGCGTCGTTAATTGAGATAACAATTACAGAAAAAAAAGAAACACTAACATTAGTAATTAAAGACAATGGTTCTGGTATGACAAAAGGAATGTTAGAAAATGTTAAAGACCCGTTTTGTACGACTAGAAAAACAAGACATGTTGGGTTAGGGATTCCCTTATTATATCAAAATGTTAAAAATACAGGTGGTGTATTTAATATAACATCAAATATAAACGAGGGGACAATTATTGAAGCTATTTTTAATAAAAATCATATTGATTGTATACCACTAGGTAATATGAACGAAACGATTTTATCTTTAATAGCACTTGAACCCGATATTGATTTTATTTATACTCGTATAAAAAATCAGAATCAATATGTACTTAATACACAAGAGATTAAAGGTGTATTGAGAGGGGTTTCTATTAATGAACCCGAAGTAATTAATTGGTTAAAAGAGGACTTATTACAACAATAA
- the nuoE gene encoding NADH-quinone oxidoreductase subunit NuoE: MSMLELTQEKYAKLKKFIDENQNETSGLMPILHEAQDIFGCIPLEVQKFISKETNISVAEIYGVVTFYSRFSTEPVGDHVISVCLGTACYVKGAQNILDELVKKLSIQPESTTKDGRYTLTATRCVGACGLAPVMMIDDEVYGRVTPDNIPEILSKYDEKEGK, encoded by the coding sequence ATGTCTATGTTAGAATTAACTCAAGAAAAGTATGCAAAACTTAAAAAATTCATTGATGAAAATCAAAATGAGACAAGTGGATTAATGCCTATTTTACATGAAGCACAAGATATCTTTGGTTGTATTCCATTAGAGGTTCAAAAATTTATTTCCAAAGAAACAAACATTTCTGTGGCTGAAATATATGGGGTTGTCACATTTTATTCCCGTTTCTCAACAGAGCCTGTTGGAGATCATGTCATCAGTGTATGTTTAGGAACTGCATGTTATGTGAAAGGTGCACAAAATATTTTAGATGAATTGGTAAAAAAATTATCAATTCAACCAGAAAGTACGACAAAAGATGGAAGATATACTTTAACTGCAACACGTTGTGTAGGGGCTTGTGGATTAGCACCAGTTATGATGATTGATGATGAAGTGTATGGTCGAGTAACTCCAGACAATATTCCAGAAATCTTATCGAAATATGATGAGAAGGAGGGTAAATAA
- a CDS encoding (2Fe-2S) ferredoxin domain-containing protein, with protein MKKSIADLARIRQEALKNIQLRDQNEASCRIVVGMGTCGISAGARPCLTAIVDEVHKRGLTNVQIVQTGCVGMCRLEPMFDVYLGNEKVTYVDMTPEKSRQVVVEHVVNKRVIHEYTIGAVENK; from the coding sequence ATGAAAAAATCAATTGCTGATTTAGCTAGAATTCGTCAAGAAGCATTAAAGAATATTCAGTTAAGAGATCAAAATGAAGCAAGTTGCCGAATTGTTGTTGGAATGGGAACTTGTGGAATTTCAGCAGGTGCTAGACCTTGTTTAACAGCTATAGTAGATGAGGTACATAAAAGAGGTTTAACAAATGTTCAAATCGTTCAAACAGGATGTGTTGGAATGTGCCGTTTAGAACCTATGTTTGATGTTTATTTAGGAAATGAAAAAGTAACCTATGTAGATATGACACCAGAAAAATCAAGACAAGTTGTTGTTGAACATGTTGTGAATAAGAGAGTTATTCATGAATATACAATTGGTGCAGTTGAAAATAAGTAA
- the nuoF gene encoding NADH-quinone oxidoreductase subunit NuoF, translating into MQFYRAHVLICGGTGCTSSKSVEIKAEMEKELKALGIDNEVQVVMTGCFGLCEAGPIMIVYPEGTFYSHIKISDVKRIASEHLLKGRVVKDLLYYEAIQQDKIKSVNDVDFYAKQKRIALANCGLIDPENIDEYIALDGYQALVKVLTQMKPEDVIEEVKISGLRGRGGAGFPTGLKWQFAANYEDDMKYVCCNADEGDPGAFMDRSILEGTPHSLLEAMTIAGYATNAKKGYIYVRAEYPIAVKRLEIAIKQAKEYGLLGESIFDTNFSFDIEIRLGAGAFVCGEETALIESIEGKRGMPRTKPPFPAEKGIWGKPTLINNVETFANIPAIILKGGEWFSKIGTEDSKGTKVFALGGKITNTGLVEIPMGTTLREVIYDIGGGCPNGKKFKAVQTGGPSGGCLTSEHLDTPIGYDNLVKLGSMMGSGGMIVMDEDNCMVDIARYFLDFTCDESCGKCTPCREGTKRLKELLDKICTGKGSLEDLDRLEALAYYIQDNSLCNLGQSAPNPVISTLVHFRDEYLAHVIDKKCPTGVCKDLLHYTITDKCIGCGSCSKVCPQGCIEPVGKVINEKTNRRAYVIDSSKCIKCGACMDACPPKVSAIIRQ; encoded by the coding sequence ATGCAATTTTATCGTGCACATGTGCTGATTTGTGGAGGTACAGGATGTACATCTAGTAAATCAGTTGAAATAAAAGCTGAAATGGAGAAAGAGCTAAAAGCATTAGGGATTGACAACGAAGTTCAAGTCGTTATGACAGGTTGTTTCGGTCTATGTGAAGCAGGACCTATAATGATTGTCTATCCTGAAGGAACATTTTACTCACATATTAAAATATCAGATGTGAAGAGAATAGCTTCCGAACATTTATTAAAAGGTCGAGTTGTTAAAGATTTATTATATTATGAAGCAATACAACAAGATAAAATAAAATCTGTTAATGATGTAGATTTTTATGCAAAACAAAAACGTATTGCACTTGCAAATTGTGGTTTAATTGACCCAGAAAATATTGATGAATACATCGCTTTAGATGGATATCAAGCCTTAGTTAAAGTATTAACACAAATGAAGCCTGAAGATGTTATAGAAGAAGTCAAAATATCAGGACTTCGTGGAAGAGGTGGGGCTGGTTTCCCTACTGGATTAAAATGGCAATTTGCAGCTAATTATGAAGATGATATGAAATACGTTTGCTGTAATGCTGATGAAGGTGACCCTGGAGCATTTATGGACCGTTCTATTTTAGAAGGAACACCTCATTCATTGTTAGAAGCAATGACAATTGCAGGATATGCAACAAACGCTAAAAAAGGTTATATTTATGTAAGAGCTGAATATCCTATTGCGGTAAAAAGATTAGAAATTGCGATTAAACAAGCAAAAGAATATGGCTTATTAGGTGAAAGTATATTTGATACTAATTTTAGTTTTGATATAGAAATAAGATTAGGTGCAGGAGCATTTGTTTGTGGTGAAGAGACAGCACTTATTGAATCTATTGAAGGTAAAAGAGGAATGCCAAGAACAAAACCTCCTTTCCCAGCTGAAAAAGGGATTTGGGGAAAACCAACATTGATTAATAATGTTGAAACATTTGCGAATATTCCTGCAATTATTTTAAAAGGCGGGGAATGGTTCTCAAAAATTGGTACAGAGGATTCAAAAGGAACAAAAGTATTTGCCTTAGGAGGAAAAATTACTAATACAGGACTAGTTGAAATCCCAATGGGAACAACACTCCGTGAAGTAATTTACGATATCGGAGGCGGATGTCCTAATGGTAAGAAATTTAAAGCAGTTCAAACCGGTGGACCTTCAGGTGGTTGTTTAACAAGCGAACATCTTGATACGCCAATTGGCTATGATAATTTAGTTAAACTAGGTTCTATGATGGGATCAGGTGGTATGATTGTCATGGATGAAGATAATTGTATGGTTGATATAGCCCGATACTTCTTAGATTTTACTTGTGATGAATCATGTGGTAAATGTACCCCATGTAGAGAAGGGACAAAACGTCTGAAAGAATTATTAGATAAAATTTGTACAGGTAAGGGATCATTAGAAGATTTAGATCGCTTAGAAGCATTGGCTTATTATATTCAAGATAATTCATTATGTAATTTAGGTCAATCAGCTCCAAACCCTGTCATTTCAACTTTAGTACATTTCCGTGATGAGTACTTAGCACATGTTATCGATAAAAAATGTCCTACTGGTGTATGTAAAGATTTACTTCACTATACGATTACTGATAAATGTATAGGATGCGGAAGTTGTTCAAAAGTATGTCCTCAAGGGTGCATTGAACCTGTTGGAAAAGTAATAAATGAAAAAACAAATAGACGAGCTTATGTAATAGATAGTTCAAAATGCATTAAATGTGGTGCTTGTATGGACGCATGTCCACCTAAAGTTAGTGCAATTATAAGACAATAG
- a CDS encoding [FeFe] hydrogenase, group A: protein MKVKIKIDGINYEVPSHYTVLDACKEANLQIPTLCFLKDLNETGACRMCVVEVDGARSLQASCVLKVRDGMNIKTNTKRVQKSRVQTLELLLANHNKDCLKCNRNGKCELQDLAERFHIKDIYFDSFEKRTPHFDDSSVSIVRDQSKCILCGRCIAACQKTAGMSVLTYINRGFEAVVGTGFNYELEDAGCIYCGQCINVCPVGALKEKTHIERVWDAINNPAKHVVVQTAPAVRAAIGEEFGFEIGTRCTGKMVSAIRRLGVDKVFDTNFAADLTIMEEGTELLDRIQNGGVLPMLTSCSPGWIRLVEQYYPEFIPNLSTCKSPQQMFGAIIKSYYAEKMNLDPADIFVVSAMPCSAKKYEMNREEMQRNGIKDVDAILTTRELGNMIREVGIDFKALPDEDFDHPLGEYTGAGVIFGATGGVMEAALRTVADILEKKDLDEIEYKAVRGVEGIKEAVVEIAGKTIKVAVAHGGENAKKIMDLIKSGKKEYHFVEVMGCNGGCVNGGGQPYVDANVRNTGIDVRKLRAQVLYEEDESKAVRKSHLNKEIQTLYKEYLEKPNSHKSHELLHTHYKKHDLFPKR, encoded by the coding sequence ATGAAGGTTAAAATCAAAATTGACGGGATAAATTATGAAGTACCTAGCCATTATACCGTTTTAGATGCTTGTAAAGAAGCTAATTTACAAATACCTACATTATGTTTTTTGAAAGATTTAAATGAAACTGGCGCTTGTAGAATGTGTGTTGTGGAAGTAGATGGTGCTAGAAGTTTACAAGCTTCATGCGTGTTAAAAGTTCGAGATGGAATGAATATTAAAACAAATACTAAAAGAGTTCAAAAATCTCGCGTACAAACTTTAGAATTGTTACTAGCTAATCATAATAAAGATTGTTTGAAATGTAACCGAAATGGAAAGTGTGAATTACAAGATTTAGCAGAGCGTTTCCATATTAAAGATATTTATTTTGATTCATTTGAAAAAAGAACACCACACTTTGATGATTCTTCTGTTTCTATTGTTCGAGATCAATCTAAATGTATATTATGTGGACGCTGTATTGCAGCTTGTCAAAAAACGGCAGGTATGTCTGTTTTAACTTATATTAATCGTGGATTTGAGGCAGTTGTTGGAACTGGATTTAATTATGAATTAGAAGATGCAGGATGTATTTACTGTGGTCAATGTATAAATGTTTGTCCAGTAGGTGCTCTAAAAGAAAAAACACATATTGAGCGAGTTTGGGATGCGATTAATAATCCAGCAAAACACGTGGTTGTTCAAACTGCACCAGCAGTTCGTGCTGCAATTGGAGAAGAATTTGGTTTTGAAATTGGAACACGCTGTACTGGAAAGATGGTTTCTGCAATAAGAAGATTAGGTGTTGATAAAGTCTTTGATACTAACTTTGCCGCTGATTTAACTATTATGGAAGAAGGAACTGAATTATTAGATCGTATTCAAAACGGAGGCGTTCTACCAATGTTAACTTCATGTTCACCTGGTTGGATTCGTTTAGTTGAACAATATTATCCAGAATTCATTCCAAACTTATCAACATGTAAATCACCTCAACAAATGTTTGGGGCAATTATTAAATCATATTATGCTGAAAAAATGAACTTAGATCCTGCAGATATTTTTGTAGTATCAGCAATGCCATGTTCAGCGAAAAAATATGAAATGAATCGTGAAGAAATGCAAAGAAATGGTATTAAAGATGTTGATGCTATCTTGACGACAAGAGAATTAGGAAACATGATAAGAGAAGTTGGTATTGATTTCAAAGCATTACCTGATGAAGATTTTGATCATCCGTTAGGTGAATATACCGGTGCTGGTGTTATTTTCGGTGCTACTGGTGGTGTTATGGAAGCTGCTTTAAGAACTGTTGCGGATATTTTAGAAAAGAAAGATTTAGATGAAATTGAATATAAAGCTGTTCGTGGCGTTGAAGGAATTAAAGAAGCAGTAGTAGAAATTGCTGGTAAAACAATTAAGGTTGCTGTAGCACATGGTGGAGAAAATGCCAAAAAGATTATGGATTTAATTAAGAGTGGTAAAAAAGAATATCACTTTGTTGAAGTAATGGGATGTAATGGTGGATGTGTAAATGGTGGTGGACAGCCATATGTTGATGCAAATGTACGTAATACTGGTATTGATGTAAGAAAATTACGTGCACAAGTATTATATGAAGAAGATGAGTCAAAAGCAGTACGTAAAAGTCATCTAAATAAAGAAATTCAAACATTATATAAAGAATATTTAGAAAAACCAAATAGTCATAAGTCTCATGAATTACTCCATACACATTATAAAAAACATGATTTATTCCCAAAAAGATAA
- the nifJ gene encoding pyruvate:ferredoxin (flavodoxin) oxidoreductase: MTKKFQSMDGNQAAAYAAYAFTEVAGIYPITPSSPMAEYVDLWASQGKKNIFGIPVKVVEMQSEAGAAGTVHGSLQAGALTTTFTASQGLLLKVPNMYKIAGELLPGVIHVAARSLATQALSIYGDHQDVMAARQTGFAFLATSSVQQVMDLAGVAHLSAIKSKIPFLHFFDGFRTSHEIQKVEVMDYSVYDRLIDREAVQAFRDNALNSSHPVTRGSAQNDDVYFQGREVQNKYYDAVPDIVAEYMKEISQACGREYKPFVYYGAKDATNIIVAMGSVNETIEETVDYLNAKDEKVGLIRVHLYRPFSTKYFFEVLPKTVQNIAVLDRTKEPGSTGEPLYLDVKSIFYGRENAPRIIGGRYGLSSKDTTPAQIVAVYNHLAQNGHDNFTVGINDDVTHLSLPLDNTISVADKATTEALFFGLGSDGTVGANKNTIKIIGDNTDHYAQAYFAYDSKKSGGVTRSHLRFGKNPIRSTYLVTKPSFVSCSLDSYLDKYDMLSGLKQKGTFLLNTIYSTEQIVERMPNNVKRMLAEKEAKFYIIDAITLAREIGLGNRTNTILQSAFFKLNEQILPFAKAEELMKKYVEKAYSRKGEAIVKMNWRAVELGYEGLTEVKVDPAWKDLKDEEKVIEKDRPDFVKDIADPINHIHGNDLPVSAFLNYDDGTMENGSTQYEKRAVANFVPRWIEENCIQCNQCSFVCPHAVIRPFLMTEEEMNDAPEGLITLKPVGKGLDGLRYRIQVSVLDCTGCEVCVNACPGKKGVKALEMVPIGEEIERNEAENTDYLFNNVTYKDNLMSKSNVKGSQFAQPLFEFHGACAGCGETAYIKLVTQLFGDRMMIANATGCSSIYGGTYTATPYTKNADGRGPAWSNSLFEDNAEYGFGMRIASETIRDRIQNIMALNIDKVEDNLKALFTKWMENRSSGVVTHEIEKDLIKAIEASNNEEVKAILDLKDNIVKQSQWIFGGDGWAYDIGYGGLDHVIANNEDVNILVVDTEVYSNTGGQSSKSSQTGSIAKFTAAGKPGKKKDLAAIAMSYGHVYVATISSGYSKAQMIKAIAEAEAYPGPSLIIAYAPCIAHGIKGGLSNSQFQSALATECGYWPTFRFNPVLANDGKNPFAIDCKEPNWDKYHQFLMNEARYAQLNQINPELAQDLLAANIKEAKRRYAMYRRYEAMDYSVEE; encoded by the coding sequence ATGACTAAAAAATTCCAATCTATGGATGGAAACCAAGCGGCAGCTTATGCAGCTTATGCGTTTACGGAAGTAGCAGGTATATACCCAATTACACCTTCATCTCCAATGGCAGAATATGTAGACTTATGGGCTTCTCAAGGTAAGAAAAATATATTTGGTATACCCGTAAAAGTCGTTGAAATGCAATCAGAAGCAGGTGCAGCTGGTACAGTTCACGGGTCATTGCAAGCAGGAGCATTAACAACTACATTTACAGCATCACAAGGACTTTTATTAAAAGTCCCAAATATGTATAAAATTGCAGGGGAATTATTACCTGGTGTTATTCATGTTGCAGCTAGAAGTCTTGCAACTCAAGCTTTATCAATTTATGGTGACCATCAAGATGTTATGGCAGCTCGTCAAACAGGATTTGCTTTCTTAGCAACATCATCTGTTCAACAAGTTATGGACTTAGCTGGAGTTGCTCATTTATCAGCTATTAAATCAAAAATTCCATTCTTACATTTCTTTGATGGATTCCGTACTTCACATGAAATTCAAAAAGTTGAAGTAATGGATTACAGTGTATATGATCGTTTAATTGATCGAGAAGCTGTACAAGCTTTCAGAGATAATGCATTAAATTCAAGCCATCCTGTAACACGTGGTTCTGCACAAAATGATGATGTTTACTTCCAAGGTCGTGAAGTTCAAAACAAATATTATGATGCAGTTCCAGATATCGTAGCAGAATATATGAAAGAAATATCTCAAGCTTGCGGTCGTGAGTATAAACCATTTGTATATTATGGTGCAAAAGATGCGACAAATATCATTGTTGCAATGGGTTCTGTCAATGAAACTATTGAAGAAACGGTTGATTATTTAAATGCGAAAGATGAAAAAGTAGGTTTAATTCGTGTTCATTTATATCGCCCATTCTCTACTAAATATTTCTTTGAAGTATTACCAAAAACAGTTCAAAATATCGCTGTTTTAGATAGAACAAAAGAACCTGGTTCAACAGGAGAACCATTATATCTAGATGTTAAATCTATCTTCTATGGAAGAGAAAATGCCCCTCGTATTATTGGTGGACGTTATGGTTTATCTTCTAAAGATACAACACCAGCACAAATTGTTGCTGTGTATAATCACTTAGCACAAAATGGGCATGATAACTTCACAGTCGGTATTAATGATGATGTGACTCATTTATCATTACCATTAGATAACACAATTAGTGTTGCAGATAAAGCTACAACTGAAGCTTTATTCTTCGGATTAGGATCTGATGGTACTGTTGGTGCTAATAAAAATACAATTAAAATTATTGGTGACAACACAGACCATTATGCACAAGCTTATTTTGCGTATGATTCTAAAAAATCTGGTGGTGTAACACGTTCTCATTTACGTTTTGGTAAAAACCCTATTCGTTCAACTTATTTAGTAACAAAACCTTCTTTTGTTTCTTGTTCATTAGATTCATATTTAGATAAATATGATATGTTATCTGGTCTTAAACAAAAAGGTACATTCTTACTAAATACGATTTATAGTACTGAACAAATTGTTGAGAGAATGCCAAATAATGTTAAGCGTATGTTAGCTGAAAAAGAAGCTAAATTCTATATTATAGATGCAATTACTTTAGCTCGTGAAATTGGTTTAGGAAATCGTACAAATACAATTTTACAATCTGCTTTCTTTAAATTAAATGAACAAATCTTACCATTCGCTAAAGCAGAAGAGTTAATGAAAAAATATGTTGAAAAAGCTTATTCACGTAAAGGTGAAGCAATTGTAAAAATGAACTGGCGTGCAGTTGAATTAGGATATGAAGGATTAACTGAAGTAAAAGTAGATCCAGCATGGAAAGATTTAAAAGACGAAGAAAAAGTTATCGAAAAAGATCGTCCTGATTTTGTTAAAGATATTGCTGACCCTATCAATCATATACATGGTAATGATTTACCTGTTTCAGCATTCTTAAACTATGATGATGGAACAATGGAAAATGGTTCTACTCAATATGAAAAACGTGCTGTAGCTAATTTTGTACCTAGATGGATTGAAGAAAATTGTATTCAATGTAACCAATGTTCATTTGTTTGTCCACATGCAGTCATTCGTCCATTCTTAATGACAGAAGAGGAAATGAATGATGCGCCTGAGGGATTAATTACTTTAAAACCAGTTGGAAAAGGATTAGATGGATTACGATATCGTATCCAAGTATCTGTGCTTGACTGTACTGGATGTGAAGTATGTGTTAATGCTTGTCCAGGTAAAAAAGGCGTTAAAGCACTTGAAATGGTACCAATTGGTGAAGAAATCGAAAGAAATGAAGCAGAAAATACTGATTATTTATTCAACAACGTAACTTATAAAGATAACTTGATGTCTAAAAGTAATGTAAAAGGTTCACAATTTGCACAACCATTATTTGAATTCCATGGTGCATGTGCGGGTTGTGGTGAAACTGCATACATTAAATTAGTAACACAATTATTTGGAGACAGAATGATGATCGCTAATGCGACTGGATGTTCATCAATCTATGGTGGAACATATACTGCTACTCCTTATACAAAAAATGCTGATGGACGCGGTCCTGCTTGGTCAAATTCATTATTTGAAGATAACGCTGAGTATGGTTTTGGTATGAGAATCGCATCTGAAACAATTCGTGATCGTATTCAAAATATTATGGCATTAAATATTGACAAAGTAGAAGACAACCTAAAAGCATTATTTACAAAATGGATGGAAAATAGAAGTTCAGGTGTTGTTACGCATGAGATTGAAAAAGATTTAATCAAAGCTATCGAAGCAAGTAACAATGAAGAGGTTAAAGCCATCTTAGATTTAAAAGATAATATTGTAAAACAATCTCAATGGATCTTTGGTGGAGATGGATGGGCTTATGACATCGGTTATGGTGGATTAGACCATGTTATCGCTAATAATGAAGATGTTAACATTTTAGTTGTCGATACTGAAGTATATTCAAATACTGGTGGACAATCTTCAAAATCTTCTCAAACAGGTTCAATTGCGAAATTTACAGCTGCAGGAAAACCTGGTAAGAAGAAAGATCTTGCTGCAATAGCAATGAGTTATGGTCATGTTTATGTCGCTACAATTTCTTCAGGATATTCAAAAGCACAAATGATAAAAGCAATCGCTGAAGCAGAGGCTTATCCTGGTCCATCACTAATTATTGCTTATGCACCATGTATTGCTCATGGTATTAAAGGTGGATTATCTAATTCTCAATTCCAATCAGCTCTAGCAACTGAATGTGGATATTGGCCAACATTTAGATTTAATCCAGTATTAGCTAATGATGGAAAAAATCCATTTGCTATAGATTGTAAAGAACCTAATTGGGATAAATATCATCAATTCTTAATGAATGAAGCACGATATGCTCAATTAAACCAAATTAATCCAGAATTAGCACAAGATTTACTTGCTGCTAACATAAAAGAAGCTAAACGTCGTTATGCAATGTACAGACGATATGAAGCAATGGATTATTCAGTTGAAGAATAA
- a CDS encoding ABC transporter permease, translating into MLKFTIRRFLSVIITLLVISFLTFVLMHLAPGNPFLSEKGLDPDVLEALNKRYGLDDHLIVQYFNYLKGLVQWDFGVSFKLKGMTVERMIKDGFKPTALVGFYGCILIVLLGIPLGIISALKHNKFIDRFSMFISVIGVTIPGFVFATLYLYVFSAKLGWAPPFGVGTFKHYIGPALCISFFSLAFVTRLTRTSMLEVLQQDYIRTARAKGLSNFKVLYKHALRNAVIPVVTYIGPMIAAILTGSFVIEKVFAIPGIGSYYTESVSNRDYTLIMGMTMFYAVFLVIAVFIVDILYAVIDPRIKYEK; encoded by the coding sequence ATGCTTAAATTTACGATTAGAAGATTCCTATCAGTTATAATTACATTACTTGTAATATCATTTCTAACATTTGTCTTAATGCATCTTGCCCCAGGTAATCCTTTTTTAAGTGAAAAAGGACTTGATCCAGATGTTTTAGAAGCATTAAATAAACGTTATGGTTTAGATGATCATCTTATAGTACAATATTTTAATTATTTAAAAGGTTTAGTTCAATGGGATTTTGGAGTCTCTTTTAAGCTAAAAGGTATGACGGTAGAACGTATGATAAAAGATGGTTTTAAGCCAACTGCTTTAGTTGGATTCTACGGTTGTATATTAATCGTGCTGTTAGGTATACCATTAGGGATAATATCAGCATTAAAACACAATAAATTTATTGACAGATTTTCGATGTTTATTTCTGTTATTGGTGTTACAATACCAGGGTTTGTATTTGCGACATTATATCTATATGTTTTTAGTGCTAAGTTAGGATGGGCACCTCCTTTTGGTGTAGGTACATTCAAGCACTATATTGGTCCAGCTTTATGTATATCATTCTTTTCTCTAGCATTTGTTACTAGACTCACAAGAACTAGTATGTTAGAAGTGTTACAGCAAGATTACATAAGAACAGCTAGAGCAAAAGGGCTTAGTAATTTTAAAGTTCTGTACAAACATGCTTTAAGAAATGCTGTTATTCCGGTGGTAACTTATATAGGACCGATGATTGCAGCTATTTTAACAGGATCGTTTGTAATAGAAAAAGTATTTGCGATTCCTGGAATTGGTAGTTATTATACTGAAAGTGTTAGTAACAGGGATTATACATTAATCATGGGAATGACTATGTTTTATGCAGTATTTTTAGTAATCGCAGTTTTTATAGTAGATATATTATATGCTGTTATTGACCCAAGAATCAAATATGAAAAGTAG